Genomic DNA from Gossypium hirsutum isolate 1008001.06 chromosome A01, Gossypium_hirsutum_v2.1, whole genome shotgun sequence:
aaggttGTGCGTGTTGAAGCGCATTCAATctcctatttaaaggttgagAGAGATTATGGATAATTGTAagttttttataagaaaaaaaaaggtagagTATAGAATTAGTCACCCAACCACTAGCGTATTTTTGTTTTAGTTatccaattatgaaaatttttaatttagttactAATGTTTTAGATCATTTTTATTTTGGCCACTcatattttatatctttattattttgtaacttttttaactggtataataacatatttaatccTCAATACTTACACATTCTATCAGTTTATacctcaaaaacatataattatagtTATATTTAAGCGATATAgttaaatataaacacatataacattatttatattaaataattatattattattaatataaaaaatatcccTCTCCCTCTACtcctataatttattaaataggcTTATCGATGAGAAAAAAAGgaaccaaaaaacaaaaaaaaaaaagaatgaatttgtatttgtatttgttaGTTTTTTTTACCATCGATGTCGAGCAACTGTTGGCGTCTTTGCTTTAAACGTTCTCTTAGATTATTCACTGTCTCCGTCCCCGTCGTTTGCTTCTCTTTCAACTCTGCAACAGACTATTTTTTTGGtcatttaaaaactttttaactCAAAAAGAATATCAAAAGACAAGCCTTTTTCTATCTCTCTGCTCTCATGGATTCataattgaaaaagaagaaaaacccagaattaaagaatgaaaaagggaaaaaaaaacccaaaattaaaggaaaggtttttttaaaataaaaaattataagaggGACGGTGGTGAGAAGGAGAGGGACGACTGGAAGAggggaggggaagaattttttttatttaatataaataatattatgtgtttatttttaattatatttataatgtgtttgaggatcaaattgatagaatgtataaGTATTGAtgactaaatatgttattatatcgGTTAGAAAAAAATCATATCATCACTTTGGTTAAtagaataatcaaaataaaaacgaTCTAAAacattaatgactaaattgaaaatttttataattagacgatcaaaataaaaatatactaataatTAGGTGACTAATTCTAGAATTTACcataaaaattactttttaaaaatatttaaaatcacaGCATATATTTTCATCCCTAGATAGAGAGGTTAGAGGTgtgcattcggttaaccgaccggttaaccgacccgaattAGTAataactgaattaaccgaccttcaaaattttttaaccgttaaccgaaccgaatttttttaaaaaaaatttaaccgaaccgaatttttttcggttaaaccggtcggttaaccgaattaaccgaaaatcatataatttttatttttggttaaaaattaaccgatttAACCGACTTAACCGATTTAACTGATTTAACCGACTTAACCAATTTAACCGATTTAACCGACTTAACCGACTTAACCGATTTAGTTCAACTGAAATATCAGAATCGATGTATATTGTATGACCAGATAACACTGAGTCCATACTTCTATTGAGGACTCTTCCAGAATACCATACATTTGGCTTTCCTATCATGTCTAGTTTCTTTGCTTCATGAAAATCGGCAACAAGACATGAGTTTTCGGAAGCAGTAGACCCAGCAAGCCGATTCAACTCATCTACACATGCGGCATTGTCTTCTGCACCCTTCACAGTGTAGAGTGATTCACTTAACCTTACTGCATGAATggagaaaacaaaaattataaactaaCAGAAATCAAATTACCCCACAAAAATTATAAACTAACATTTCTGCTTCCATTAACAAGGCAAGCAACAACAGTTAACATAAGGTATCCTAATCTTAACAAGTAGTAGAATAACTGAGTTCGAATTTTCGTATTAAACAAGCATTGCAGCAAATCCTTCATATTGCAACAAAACATAACACAACAGGGAAGTATGAAATGAGAGGCATATCCTAATCTTACCATTCCTCTTGACACTATCCAAAAACCATCCAAGTTTAACAAGGAATAGACCATTTCTCGATCCATGTTTTACAGCGTGAACAacgttttgtttaatttaatttgggttgtTGACAAAAGTCCAAGTATAATGAATACTGAATAGTGGtggtcaatttaaaatttatttctcaaATATTGCTTCATTCCCAAATTTAATATCTTAAACAACAAAATCTCATCAATCTTAatgaaaaatttcatttatacttgCACTGGATCCAATGTATTTTGATAAAGCTAATTATGCTTTTACTATTTATATCATCTctacttttaattttgttaaatcaatttatgtaatatttttaaaatatcacttAGAATCTATGTCTAAagtaaagcaaataaaaaaatatcagcaAATTCCAGCAAAGGTCATATTAGATTACcatcattaaattaaaataatagagaAACTAAATAAAAACGAGGTCATAATTAAATCTTTGATAAATTAGCAAATTCCAGCAAAGGATCTCAGTCACCCACGCAATAAAGGATGAAGAAGAAAAGCACTGGAGactttaaatagattaatttaatcTGTAAAAAAATCTTGCAGTGATTTGAAacttagaaagaaaaagaaaaactaaagaagAAAGAACTGAAGAAGAACTGAAGAAAAATgtagaaaacttaaaaagaaacgaAGGAAACGTGTGCATGTTCGACTgagattttattcatttttaacaaaaagagaCTTTTTGTAGCAACTTCAAAGTGGAATCACTGGACGTCCATTACGGCATGTTACCAGTgaagaaattggaaaaaaaacaaaaccctaaaattaaaaatatatctgCCATTgaagaaattggaaaaaaaaaacaaagggaaaTTAGAAGAAAGCAAACCTAGCCTCTGGGTTTTGGTGTGCTGGAAGAGAAACGGACAGCAAAAATGGTGAATTTTCCCGATTTGACTGAAAATCTGAGATTGAGACTGAGAAATGAGAAATGGCCGACTGAGAAATGACTGAAAATAGTGTTACAAGTACCCTACCTGCAAAATGTTTGGTTATTGGGCTTGGAGCCTGGAGGAGAAAAAATAAATTGGGTTGGCCGGCTGGGTTTACTTTAAGGCCCATTATCCTGCAAAATTCGGTTAacccgaaaaaattcggttaaccgaccggtttcgaaccgatttaaccattaaccgaaaatttaaaaaattcttaaccgacccccgaccgaaaaaattcggttaaccgaccgattaaccgaattcggtcggttaaccgaattttttcgattttacccgaattttgcataCCCCTAGTTTGAGGACATTGATGGACCCATTTTTGAAATAACTTACAAAAATAAGGCAGCTTTTAAAGTGATGAGCCCCACCATTCCCATATTATTCTTTGCTTTGCTTTAATTCCCGTCTCAAGACGCAACTATTATTGGGTATTTTCTCTATAGACTAAATAAATACgaaaatcattaaatttaaatcTCACTCACGAGTGTTGCGTAAATATCGTAATAATGACGTAGTTTTATATCACTATATAGTAATGTATGTTTTACCCATATATATCATGCGTGATAAAGTAAGATATACAAGCTATTTCAGGTAATATTCTTAAGCCCAACCCttcatattgttttttttattatttttgtggtTGCAATTATGTGAGCCTCAAGTTGTTTTTGGATTAATTTAGTGTTAATTGTAGTGTTGTaattattataaacaaaatttatcTATAAATGGTTGGAAGAAATGAAAGTGAATATCTTCTCTAAATATTtggattaaatttgaattttgaaattgttattgTTGTGAGAGCTTTACTTTTGGGTGGCATTAGAGGGGGTTTTACTTATCTTCTATAAGCAATATTAATCGATGGCATACGATATGTACACTTTAACAGACTATTGaattcttcatagctcatatcagtGGCTAGTAGATGCTCAACTAATATATGTAGTCAAGTGAACTGCACTTTATCGGCCTTGTTATTATCATTGTCAATTAGATAATGGCTTATTAACTACATCATTTTCGACTCAAGATTAAATTTAGTCACATTGGTTAAAGCAACTCCTCTAATCAGAAAGCTCGTGATTAGGGCTAATCTTTCAACATGATTGTCGCTTCAACATTGGGGAGGTGGAAGGTAAGAATCTCTACTCCACCTTTCCACTAAGGTTGTAAGCAACAACGACCGCATTGGAAATGGGGTACTTTAGCAACCTTCAAAAACCTATCTACAACTAGACGATCTTTGAGTTGATCATGTTTTTCATCTAACATTAGATAAATTTATTCTATTGAATTCGAAGATTTCATTACTCAATCTAGTaagtacataaaaataaaaataatccaatatTTTAAAgtcaatataataaaatattcaaaactaaatttgaatattaaaaagaaataaataagtgCTTGCTTAattaataagttaataaaaatttaccaTACCAGTAAATATTAGGAAAATATGATTAGAGGCAAGTATTTGGTCGAATTAAGTGAAAATATTTTGAGTTAATTAAGTTGACaagttttattttatcattctaactcaatttgaaaaaatttaaaaatcgattcgggtgaaatgaaattcgaatcaagttgaattgaataaatttattcgagttaaatttaaaCCAGACCTATTAAAATCTTGTTGagaatatatatttgaaaactcttttaaaataaaataagagaaaaaaaaacaagataatTACTATGATAAACTGGATTTAATAATTACTTGTCTAAggcaaactacatattaacctaactaaaatttcatggaatttAATTACAATCATGGGATAGGTCAAAACCAtcttcctttccttttgttttttcttctacATTTGATGCATGTATAATGACAATGAAGACTTCTCTtcatttatctatattttttctttttttttatctatttatttattaattcaaattaatatttaatcttGAAATTTTGTTCCAATGGATgagattaaacaaataaaatagataattttttctaattaaaatttcaaaatgaccTTTggtgtaaaaatatcaaaaatgctCTTTAAAATATCTTTCATCATGTTTTAACCATGCGGGTTATT
This window encodes:
- the LOC107925584 gene encoding uncharacterized protein, encoding MGLKSFLSRPFLISQSQSQIFSQIGKIHHFCCPFLFQHTKTQRLVRLSESLYTVKGAEDNAACVDELNRLAGSTASENSCLVADFHEAKKLDMIGKPNVWYSGRVLNRSMDSVLSGHTIYIDSDISVELNRLSRLSRLNRLNWLSRLNQLNRLSRLNRLIFNQK